The following coding sequences are from one Polynucleobacter sp. JS-JIR-II-50 window:
- a CDS encoding ABC transporter ATP-binding protein, with protein MTTALLLDVADVSKRFGGVQALDSVGLQVPHGAIVGLIGPNGAGKTTFFNVITGLYPADSGIFLFDGKSYFPESVSEVTKAGLARTFQNIRLFGEMTVLENVMVGCHCRTKAGLLGAIFRFPSTKREERAIREKAHKLLAYVGLSEFAQMEACNLSYGHQRRLEIARALATEPKLLALDEPAAGMNATEKLELRELLLRIRADGKTILLIEHDVSLVMGICDSLTVLDYGKVIATGKPADVRVHPEVIRAYLGQGVA; from the coding sequence ATGACAACTGCTTTACTGTTGGATGTCGCTGATGTATCCAAGCGCTTTGGTGGCGTGCAGGCGCTAGACTCCGTTGGTTTACAAGTACCCCATGGTGCAATTGTTGGCTTGATTGGCCCCAATGGTGCCGGTAAGACAACTTTCTTTAATGTGATTACTGGTTTATATCCTGCGGACTCTGGAATCTTTTTGTTTGATGGCAAATCGTATTTTCCAGAGTCGGTATCTGAAGTTACTAAAGCTGGTTTAGCTAGAACATTCCAAAATATTCGTCTCTTCGGCGAAATGACTGTCCTCGAGAATGTCATGGTGGGCTGTCATTGCCGGACTAAAGCTGGGCTATTAGGCGCAATTTTCCGCTTTCCATCAACTAAGCGTGAAGAGCGCGCAATACGAGAAAAAGCGCATAAGCTATTGGCTTATGTCGGTCTAAGTGAGTTTGCCCAGATGGAAGCGTGTAACCTCTCTTACGGTCATCAGCGTCGTCTTGAGATAGCGAGGGCATTAGCCACTGAGCCTAAACTCTTGGCTCTAGATGAGCCAGCTGCTGGTATGAATGCTACTGAGAAATTAGAGCTTCGAGAATTGTTATTGCGCATCCGTGCTGATGGCAAAACCATCTTGTTGATTGAGCACGATGTGAGTTTGGTTATGGGGATTTGCGACAGCTTGACGGTACTGGATTACGGCAAGGTAATTGCTACTGGAAAGCCTGCGGATGTGCGCGTCCACCCAGAAGTGATAAGAGCCTATCTTGGGCAAGGGGTTGCGTAA
- a CDS encoding ABC transporter ATP-binding protein yields the protein MRLNRSTYLWLGVIALVLLPWVVGAGGGSYWVRVLDFALLYIVLALGLNVVVGFAGLLDLGYIAFYALGAYSFALLASPHLPTQFETIAAAFPEGMHFSPWMVAVFSIILAALFGLILGLPTLQLRGDYLAIVTLGFGEIIRIFMNNLDRPLNLTNGPKGISGIDPIQLFGISFTKPLNLGFVQIPGLYLVFYLFLVLAIAVAIVCLHLQDSRIGRAWIAIREDEIAAKAMGINTRNMKLLAFAIGASFAGVAGVLFSAFQGFVSPESFTLWESIVVLAMVVLGGIGHIPGVILGAVLLAVFPEVLRGIAQPLQQFLFGHVVIDVEVIRQLIYGLALILIMLYRPGGIWQKRRGGK from the coding sequence ATTCGCCTTAATCGCTCCACCTATCTTTGGCTGGGTGTTATCGCTTTAGTGCTTTTACCTTGGGTTGTAGGTGCTGGTGGCGGCAGCTACTGGGTGCGAGTACTCGACTTTGCCTTGCTTTACATCGTGCTGGCCCTGGGCTTGAACGTCGTAGTGGGTTTTGCGGGCCTTTTAGATTTGGGCTACATAGCCTTTTATGCTTTAGGCGCCTATAGCTTTGCCCTGTTGGCTTCTCCACATTTGCCAACTCAGTTTGAAACTATTGCGGCTGCTTTTCCAGAGGGCATGCATTTTTCACCCTGGATGGTTGCCGTCTTCTCGATTATTCTGGCCGCTTTATTTGGGCTGATTTTAGGTTTGCCGACGCTGCAGTTGCGCGGTGATTATTTGGCAATCGTTACCCTAGGCTTCGGTGAAATTATTCGTATCTTTATGAATAACCTTGACCGCCCTCTAAATCTCACTAATGGCCCTAAGGGAATTTCGGGGATTGATCCGATTCAATTGTTTGGCATCTCGTTTACTAAACCTTTGAATTTAGGTTTTGTGCAAATTCCGGGTTTATATCTGGTGTTTTATTTATTCCTTGTGTTGGCAATTGCGGTAGCTATTGTTTGCTTACATTTGCAGGACTCGCGTATTGGGCGCGCTTGGATTGCCATTCGCGAGGATGAGATTGCAGCCAAGGCGATGGGTATTAATACGCGCAATATGAAATTACTCGCCTTTGCAATCGGCGCTTCATTTGCGGGTGTGGCGGGCGTATTGTTTTCTGCTTTTCAGGGCTTCGTCTCTCCAGAATCATTTACGCTCTGGGAGTCTATCGTAGTCCTGGCTATGGTCGTTCTTGGCGGTATTGGGCATATTCCAGGAGTGATTTTGGGTGCGGTGCTATTGGCGGTGTTTCCGGAGGTATTGCGCGGTATTGCGCAGCCATTGCAGCAGTTCTTGTTTGGCCATGTCGTTATCGATGTTGAGGTAATCCGTCAATTAATTTATGGCCTAGCTTTGATTCTGATCATGCTCTATCGCCCAGGTGGTATTTGGCAAAAGCGTAGAGGTGGCAAATGA
- a CDS encoding branched-chain amino acid ABC transporter permease, with protein sequence MDILLQQIINGLVLGSIYALIALGYTMVYGVLGIINFAHGEVLMIGAMVSLSLLRLILNLTSDLPGWLTLLIVLPVTMAVCAGLSYWIERIAYRPLRNAPRLAPLISAIGMSILLQTIAMMIWSRNPMTYPQLLPSTPIDLWGSGATITGKEIVIIVVALAVMSGLLFLVEKTKLGRAMRATAEQAQIAALMGVNPNRVISITFMLGGALAGLAGVMIASNYGNVHFYMGFIPGLKAFTAAVLGGIGNLQGAMLGGLLLGLIESLGAGYIGELTGGVFGSNYQDIFAFLVLILVLVLRPTGLLGEKVSDRA encoded by the coding sequence ATGGATATCCTTCTTCAACAGATTATTAATGGCTTAGTGCTAGGCAGCATCTATGCCTTGATTGCGTTGGGGTACACGATGGTCTATGGTGTTCTGGGGATTATTAATTTTGCACATGGCGAGGTCTTAATGATTGGCGCCATGGTTTCGCTGTCGTTATTGCGCCTGATTCTCAATTTAACGAGTGACTTGCCGGGTTGGCTTACGCTCTTGATCGTGCTACCAGTAACGATGGCAGTCTGCGCAGGATTAAGTTATTGGATTGAGAGGATTGCTTATCGCCCTTTGCGTAATGCTCCACGCTTGGCGCCGCTGATATCGGCTATTGGCATGTCTATTTTGTTGCAAACGATTGCAATGATGATTTGGTCGCGCAATCCTATGACTTATCCACAATTATTGCCTTCAACTCCAATTGATTTGTGGGGGAGTGGCGCTACGATTACTGGCAAAGAAATTGTGATCATCGTGGTGGCCTTGGCAGTAATGTCAGGCTTATTGTTCCTGGTAGAAAAAACAAAGCTTGGCAGAGCAATGCGGGCTACGGCAGAACAAGCTCAAATTGCTGCGCTGATGGGCGTTAATCCAAATCGCGTGATCTCCATTACTTTTATGTTGGGTGGTGCACTAGCGGGTTTAGCGGGCGTCATGATTGCGAGCAACTATGGAAATGTCCACTTTTACATGGGCTTCATTCCAGGCCTTAAGGCATTTACTGCTGCCGTCCTGGGTGGTATCGGAAATTTGCAGGGCGCGATGTTAGGTGGCCTGCTCTTAGGGTTAATTGAATCTTTGGGTGCAGGATATATCGGCGAGCTTACCGGTGGAGTCTTTGGCTCTAACTACCAGGATATCTTTGCATTTCTAGTGTTGATCTTGGTTTTGGTTTTGCGACCTACAGGTTTGTTGGGTGAGAAGGTTTCAGATCGTGCTTAA
- a CDS encoding branched-chain amino acid ABC transporter substrate-binding protein: MITSHITLTRSAIVLAASTLLLAACGKGGDKSAVASADGVEVKIGHVAPLTGPIAHLGKDNENGARLALEEINKAGLIIDGKKVVLTLVPEDDAEDPKTATQVAQKLVDAKVVGVVGHLNSGTSIPASRIYSDAGITQVSPSATNPDYTKQGFKTTYRLVATDAQQGPALANYVANTLKAKTVAIIDDSTQYGKGLADEFEKTVKAAGMKVVTREASNNKATDFKAILTKIKGSKPDVIMYGGMDATGGPLTKQAAELGIKAKIVGGDGMCTEKLAELAGDAVVNVTCSEAGMALSKMAQGADFQRRYKERFNSEVQIYAPFTYDAVYVLVDSMKRSNSTDPAKILAAMPDTKMQGLVGNIAFDSKGDMKEGVITLYDFKDKKKTVLDVIKM; the protein is encoded by the coding sequence ATGATCACATCACACATCACCCTTACAAGAAGCGCCATTGTTTTGGCGGCCTCGACTTTATTACTGGCTGCATGCGGCAAAGGGGGCGATAAATCTGCTGTAGCTTCGGCTGATGGTGTTGAGGTAAAGATCGGTCACGTTGCTCCTCTCACTGGGCCTATTGCCCACTTAGGTAAAGATAATGAGAACGGCGCCCGTCTTGCGCTTGAAGAAATCAATAAAGCGGGCTTAATCATTGATGGAAAAAAAGTAGTTCTGACTTTGGTCCCCGAGGATGATGCGGAAGATCCAAAGACAGCCACACAAGTTGCGCAAAAATTAGTGGATGCCAAAGTAGTGGGGGTAGTAGGTCACCTCAACTCTGGAACAAGTATTCCGGCATCGCGTATCTATAGCGACGCAGGCATTACTCAAGTTTCTCCATCAGCAACGAATCCTGACTATACCAAGCAAGGCTTTAAGACGACTTATCGTTTGGTGGCTACTGATGCACAGCAAGGCCCAGCATTGGCTAATTACGTTGCCAATACTTTGAAGGCAAAGACTGTAGCGATTATTGATGACTCAACTCAGTACGGCAAAGGTTTGGCTGATGAATTTGAGAAAACAGTTAAAGCTGCTGGCATGAAAGTGGTCACTCGCGAAGCGAGCAATAACAAGGCAACCGATTTCAAAGCAATTCTGACTAAAATTAAAGGTAGCAAACCTGATGTCATCATGTATGGCGGCATGGATGCGACAGGCGGCCCTTTAACCAAGCAAGCAGCAGAACTTGGCATTAAAGCCAAGATAGTTGGTGGTGATGGTATGTGTACAGAAAAGCTTGCTGAGTTGGCTGGCGATGCCGTAGTGAATGTGACCTGTTCTGAGGCTGGTATGGCGTTATCGAAGATGGCGCAAGGCGCGGACTTCCAGAGGCGATATAAAGAGCGCTTTAATTCCGAGGTACAAATCTACGCACCTTTCACTTATGACGCAGTCTATGTTTTAGTGGATTCAATGAAGCGCTCAAACTCAACCGACCCCGCAAAGATTTTAGCTGCCATGCCAGATACCAAGATGCAGGGCCTAGTAGGCAATATTGCCTTCGATAGCAAGGGTGATATGAAAGAAGGCGTAATCACTTTGTATGACTTCAAAGACAAAAAGAAAACTGTTCTTGACGTCATTAAGATGTAA
- the ispH gene encoding 4-hydroxy-3-methylbut-2-enyl diphosphate reductase yields the protein MSDSNNPEILMAQPRGFCAGVDRAINIVNEALIRFGAPIYVRHEIVHNAYVVNELRDKGAVFVDELHEVPKGGIVVFSAHGVSQEVRKDAEVRGLQVYDATCPLVTKVHLEVVKMCKDGFTVLMIGHAGHPEVEGTMGQVREGVFLIEKVGDVGSLPFPADEKIAFVTQTTLSVDETKEIVDALTIKFPNIVQPRKQDICYATQNRQDAVKFMAPQVEVVIVVGSATSSNSNRLRELSEKLGVPSYMVDSPDQLKSEWFTGKKRVGLTAGASAPESLAQSIVSRIQEFGPRSVRALDGVVEDVTFSLPKNLVD from the coding sequence ATGAGCGACTCTAATAACCCAGAAATTTTGATGGCTCAGCCGCGGGGTTTCTGCGCGGGCGTAGATCGTGCAATTAATATCGTCAATGAGGCACTCATTCGTTTTGGTGCGCCAATATATGTGCGCCATGAAATTGTGCACAACGCCTATGTAGTAAATGAGTTGCGCGACAAGGGTGCGGTATTTGTAGATGAATTGCATGAGGTTCCCAAAGGCGGCATTGTTGTATTTAGTGCCCATGGCGTTTCTCAGGAAGTTCGCAAGGATGCTGAGGTGCGAGGTTTGCAGGTGTATGACGCTACTTGCCCTCTGGTTACCAAAGTTCACCTTGAGGTTGTCAAGATGTGCAAAGACGGCTTCACGGTATTGATGATTGGTCATGCAGGGCACCCTGAGGTTGAGGGAACGATGGGACAGGTCAGGGAAGGTGTTTTCTTAATCGAGAAAGTTGGCGATGTGGGTTCGTTGCCTTTCCCAGCCGATGAGAAGATTGCATTTGTTACCCAGACAACACTCTCGGTAGACGAGACAAAAGAAATTGTCGATGCGCTAACGATTAAGTTTCCCAATATTGTTCAGCCCCGTAAGCAAGATATTTGTTATGCCACTCAGAATCGTCAAGATGCTGTGAAATTTATGGCACCTCAGGTTGAGGTGGTTATTGTGGTGGGAAGTGCGACAAGCTCGAACTCTAATCGCTTGCGTGAGCTTTCTGAAAAGCTCGGGGTTCCTTCTTACATGGTGGATTCACCAGATCAGTTGAAGTCAGAATGGTTCACTGGTAAAAAACGGGTTGGTTTAACTGCGGGCGCATCAGCGCCAGAGAGCTTGGCGCAATCGATTGTTAGTCGCATACAGGAGTTTGGACCAAGAAGTGTGCGTGCGCTCGATGGTGTAGTTGAGGACGTTACTTTTTCATTACCAAAAAATTTAGTTGATTGA
- a CDS encoding peptidylprolyl isomerase: MTKLTVLPNSYLTLNYRLTLPSGEDYINTFVDRPATVLMGSGQFAPCFEKVLLGLGVGEKKSALLAPEESFGERKEDLVQWVSLNALKEGRDDDVEFNPGDVIEFNAPGGAQYAGVLQSINEEGAWFDFNHPLAGRPVTFEAEIVAIL; the protein is encoded by the coding sequence ATGACTAAGCTTACTGTTTTGCCTAATTCCTATTTGACTCTCAACTATCGGCTTACTCTGCCCAGTGGGGAGGATTACATCAACACTTTTGTCGATCGTCCTGCGACGGTTTTGATGGGGTCTGGACAATTTGCTCCTTGCTTTGAAAAAGTCTTGCTAGGTTTAGGTGTTGGAGAGAAAAAAAGTGCACTGCTCGCGCCTGAGGAAAGTTTTGGTGAGCGCAAAGAAGATTTGGTCCAATGGGTATCTTTGAACGCGCTTAAAGAGGGTCGCGATGATGATGTGGAATTTAATCCTGGGGATGTGATTGAGTTCAATGCACCAGGTGGCGCTCAGTACGCAGGTGTACTGCAATCGATTAATGAAGAGGGAGCCTGGTTTGACTTTAACCATCCTCTGGCAGGCAGACCAGTGACTTTTGAGGCAGAGATTGTGGCGATTTTGTAA
- the radC gene encoding DNA repair protein RadC: MIVSRPALAVHSPITSWPKNEQPREKLRLNGAAALSDAELLAIFLRVGVKGKSAVALAKDLLHHFGGLPRLLASTPEEFTRLHGMGLSKWSQIQAAYELVKRSLEDGLTHDPIFSSPNHVREFLQAKIGRLPHEVFLCLYLDSRLHLIECDELFRGSITQTAIYPREILKEALAKNASALIVAHNHPSGNPLPSDADQKLTKVLANALQLVDIQLLDHCIVSGSGFFSFSDSGLMDIGFK, translated from the coding sequence GTGATTGTATCTAGGCCTGCGCTGGCTGTGCACTCCCCCATTACAAGCTGGCCAAAAAATGAGCAGCCTCGAGAAAAACTTCGCTTAAATGGCGCAGCGGCACTTTCTGATGCCGAACTACTGGCTATCTTTTTGCGAGTTGGGGTTAAGGGCAAAAGTGCTGTTGCCCTAGCCAAGGATCTACTGCATCACTTTGGGGGGCTCCCTCGACTATTGGCCAGCACCCCTGAAGAATTTACGCGGCTCCATGGCATGGGGCTGTCTAAGTGGTCTCAAATTCAGGCGGCATATGAGCTAGTTAAGAGAAGCCTAGAGGATGGTTTGACCCATGACCCCATCTTTTCATCTCCTAACCACGTCAGAGAGTTCTTGCAGGCCAAAATTGGTCGCCTCCCTCATGAGGTTTTTCTGTGCCTCTACTTAGACTCCCGGCTTCACCTGATTGAGTGTGATGAGCTTTTTAGAGGCTCCATTACCCAAACAGCCATCTACCCCCGCGAAATCCTAAAAGAGGCACTTGCCAAGAATGCTAGCGCCCTGATCGTGGCCCACAATCATCCCAGCGGCAATCCATTACCTAGCGATGCAGACCAAAAACTCACCAAGGTGCTGGCAAATGCCTTGCAACTGGTAGATATTCAGCTCCTGGATCACTGTATTGTGAGTGGTAGCGGTTTTTTCTCATTTTCCGACTCTGGGCTTATGGATATTGGATTTAAATGA
- the rpmB gene encoding 50S ribosomal protein L28 — protein MAKVCQVTGKKPMVGNNVSHANNKTKRRFLPNLQNRRFWVESENRWISLRLTNAGLRVIDKNGIDAVLSDLRARGEI, from the coding sequence ATGGCAAAAGTTTGCCAAGTCACTGGGAAGAAGCCGATGGTTGGCAACAATGTATCCCATGCAAACAATAAAACGAAGCGTCGCTTTTTGCCGAATTTGCAAAATCGTCGATTCTGGGTTGAATCTGAAAACCGTTGGATTAGCTTGCGCTTAACCAATGCTGGTTTGCGCGTTATCGACAAAAACGGCATCGATGCTGTGTTGTCTGATCTACGTGCACGTGGCGAAATTTAA
- the rpmG gene encoding 50S ribosomal protein L33, giving the protein MAKGGREKIKLESSAGTGHFYTTSKNKRTKPEKMEIMKFDPTIRKHVAYKETKLK; this is encoded by the coding sequence ATGGCTAAAGGCGGCAGAGAAAAAATCAAGTTAGAGTCATCAGCAGGTACTGGTCACTTCTACACAACTTCAAAAAACAAGCGTACAAAGCCTGAGAAAATGGAGATCATGAAGTTTGATCCAACTATTCGCAAGCACGTTGCTTACAAAGAAACAAAGCTGAAGTAA
- a CDS encoding fatty acid desaturase, with amino-acid sequence MNTASGFDLFLHWLANGYLDWSWWKIVVFALVVTHITIAAVTIFLHRCQAHRALDLHPIVSHFFRFWLWLTTGMVTKEWAAIHRKHHAKCETIDDPHSPQVLGINTVLSRGAELYKKEAANQETLDKFGHGTPDDWIEHNIYSKFSWQGVAIMLIIDVFLFGAIGLTVWAVQMLWIPITAAGIINGIGHYWGYRNFDYEDASRNILPWGILIGGEELHNNHHTFATSAKLSNKWYEFDIGWMYIQIMSAAGLATVKKTPPKPVLSDLRPADQNTLEAIIANRYEIMARYSKTLRNFFSHEVQHMQVLATHLTDARAWLAKDESRLTEQEKAKLEELMASNAQLRKMIEMRRDLQAIWSRSNATKEQLLTQLHAWCQRAEESGLTSLREFSLRLRRYA; translated from the coding sequence TTGAATACAGCTTCAGGTTTTGATTTGTTCCTCCATTGGCTTGCTAATGGATATTTGGATTGGTCATGGTGGAAGATAGTTGTTTTCGCTCTGGTGGTTACTCACATCACGATTGCTGCGGTGACAATTTTCTTGCACCGCTGCCAAGCACATCGTGCTTTGGACTTACATCCTATCGTTTCCCATTTCTTCCGCTTTTGGCTTTGGCTAACAACTGGCATGGTTACCAAAGAATGGGCTGCCATCCATCGCAAGCATCACGCTAAATGTGAAACTATTGATGATCCTCATAGCCCACAGGTTCTGGGCATCAATACAGTGCTCTCTCGTGGCGCTGAGCTTTATAAAAAAGAAGCAGCCAATCAAGAGACCTTGGATAAATTTGGTCACGGCACTCCAGATGACTGGATCGAGCACAACATCTACTCTAAGTTTTCTTGGCAGGGCGTTGCCATCATGCTCATCATTGATGTGTTTTTGTTTGGCGCGATTGGTCTAACAGTTTGGGCAGTGCAAATGCTCTGGATTCCGATTACGGCAGCCGGAATCATTAACGGTATCGGTCACTATTGGGGCTATCGTAATTTTGATTATGAAGATGCTTCCCGAAACATTCTGCCTTGGGGTATTTTGATTGGCGGTGAAGAGTTGCATAACAATCACCACACCTTTGCAACGAGTGCGAAGCTGTCAAACAAATGGTATGAGTTCGATATTGGTTGGATGTATATCCAGATCATGAGTGCGGCTGGCTTGGCGACTGTGAAGAAGACTCCACCTAAGCCAGTGCTGAGTGATTTGCGTCCTGCCGATCAAAATACTCTTGAGGCCATCATTGCAAACCGCTATGAAATCATGGCGCGCTACAGCAAGACATTGCGTAACTTCTTTAGTCATGAAGTGCAGCATATGCAGGTCTTAGCAACCCATTTAACGGATGCGCGTGCTTGGTTGGCCAAAGATGAATCTCGTTTGACTGAGCAAGAGAAAGCAAAGCTTGAGGAGCTAATGGCGAGCAATGCTCAACTACGAAAGATGATTGAAATGCGTCGTGATCTTCAAGCTATCTGGAGTCGCTCTAATGCGACCAAAGAGCAATTACTTACTCAGTTGCACGCTTGGTGTCAGCGCGCTGAAGAAAGTGGTTTAACAAGCCTGCGTGAGTTCTCGTTGAGATTGCGTCGTTACGCTTAA
- a CDS encoding RsmB/NOP family class I SAM-dependent RNA methyltransferase, with product MSAERPPRRSGSRLAPHKSYATKSKDPLRRPERRNASGNLIAPEGQKNFSNAKALPQHAIHLERLLPELLSFEQPADRVVSRYFREEKQLGNRDRALIAESAFAILRRKNEFSQFASSGEGSQARRLALLGLLSALSEGGLGSANRAESAIADLAHVLKTGEYEWLQRFATVDPAALNPLVRNNLPEWLWDAFGKYPGEEAREELAKSLMHPALLDLRANTMKTNREELLVQMNALGGRYQAIPTPYAPDGVRIMGKPALQNTAGFKAGMFEVQDEGSQLLAHLLAPKRGEMVVDFCAGAGGKTLAIGAIMRSTGRLYALDTSERRLANLKPRQARSGLSNVHPVWIDSENDTKIKRLAGKIDRVLVDAPCSGMGTLRRNPDLKWRQTPEGVLELNQKQMNILTSAARLLKPGGRLVYATCSLLPQENQAIAEDFLAKHPQFEAVPAAEVLKPLFPKDKLPIGCSSDNPWWQLWPHIHGTDGFFGAVFQKKAAAPVPDSEKDPQKETKVKNKLAPKELK from the coding sequence ATGAGTGCAGAACGTCCACCCCGTAGATCTGGTAGCAGACTAGCCCCCCACAAAAGTTACGCAACGAAATCGAAAGATCCGTTGCGTCGTCCCGAGCGTCGCAATGCTAGCGGGAATTTAATTGCACCAGAAGGTCAAAAGAATTTCTCAAATGCAAAAGCATTGCCACAGCATGCGATTCACCTTGAACGTTTGCTTCCCGAGTTGCTGAGTTTTGAACAGCCGGCTGACCGAGTAGTCAGTCGTTATTTCAGAGAAGAGAAACAACTTGGAAATCGCGATCGTGCTTTGATTGCCGAGAGTGCGTTCGCCATTTTGCGTCGTAAAAATGAGTTCTCTCAATTCGCTTCAAGTGGTGAAGGCTCTCAGGCTAGACGCTTGGCCCTATTGGGTTTGCTGTCTGCTCTGTCTGAAGGCGGGCTGGGTTCTGCTAATCGTGCAGAGAGCGCAATTGCTGATTTAGCGCACGTACTGAAGACGGGTGAATACGAGTGGCTACAGCGTTTTGCAACGGTTGATCCTGCAGCATTAAATCCTCTCGTGCGGAACAATTTGCCCGAGTGGTTGTGGGATGCGTTTGGAAAATATCCTGGCGAAGAAGCTCGCGAAGAGTTGGCTAAGTCATTAATGCATCCAGCGCTGTTAGATTTGCGTGCGAACACCATGAAAACCAATCGCGAAGAACTGCTCGTGCAGATGAATGCATTGGGCGGTCGCTATCAAGCAATTCCAACTCCTTACGCACCTGATGGGGTGCGCATCATGGGTAAACCTGCCCTGCAAAATACTGCAGGTTTTAAAGCGGGTATGTTTGAGGTGCAGGATGAGGGCAGTCAGCTTTTGGCTCACTTACTCGCGCCTAAACGTGGTGAGATGGTTGTCGACTTTTGCGCTGGAGCTGGCGGCAAGACCTTGGCCATTGGAGCGATCATGCGCTCTACAGGACGCTTGTACGCTTTAGATACGTCAGAGCGTCGTTTAGCGAATTTGAAGCCAAGGCAGGCCCGTAGCGGCCTTTCAAACGTCCATCCAGTGTGGATTGATAGTGAGAATGACACCAAGATCAAACGCTTGGCAGGCAAGATTGATCGTGTTCTAGTAGATGCCCCTTGTAGTGGTATGGGTACTTTACGTCGTAATCCAGACCTGAAGTGGCGCCAAACCCCTGAGGGAGTTTTAGAGCTCAACCAGAAGCAAATGAATATTTTGACTTCTGCCGCTCGTTTATTGAAGCCTGGAGGCCGGTTGGTATATGCCACTTGTAGCCTCCTACCCCAAGAAAATCAAGCCATTGCCGAGGATTTTCTGGCAAAACACCCACAATTTGAGGCTGTTCCCGCGGCAGAAGTGCTTAAGCCATTGTTTCCTAAGGATAAATTACCAATAGGTTGTAGTTCGGACAATCCTTGGTGGCAGTTATGGCCCCATATTCATGGAACAGACGGCTTCTTTGGGGCTGTATTCCAGAAGAAGGCTGCTGCCCCAGTCCCTGATTCAGAAAAAGACCCTCAAAAAGAGACTAAGGTCAAAAACAAGCTGGCCCCTAAAGAACTAAAATAG
- the purN gene encoding phosphoribosylglycinamide formyltransferase, with translation MPSIVTLISGRGSNFEAIVKTAQKEQWPVTFAGVIANHSAAKGLDFARSQGIPAFTIEHKEHATRESFDAALIAQIDALGADLVVLAGFMRILTPGFIRHFEGRLINIHPALLPAFPGLHTHERALEAGVKEHGATVHFVNEGVDEGPIICQASVPVLESDEADTLAARVLAAEHQIYPRAVKWFLDGRLRIDGNQVKLQPPEPQFFKL, from the coding sequence ATGCCTTCTATCGTCACCTTAATCTCCGGCCGCGGATCTAATTTCGAGGCCATCGTCAAAACAGCTCAAAAAGAGCAATGGCCAGTCACTTTTGCTGGGGTTATAGCGAATCATTCAGCGGCTAAGGGCCTTGATTTTGCTCGCTCGCAGGGCATTCCGGCCTTTACCATTGAGCATAAGGAGCACGCGACCCGAGAATCCTTTGATGCCGCCTTAATTGCACAGATTGATGCCTTAGGGGCTGATTTGGTGGTTCTTGCGGGCTTTATGAGAATTCTGACTCCGGGCTTTATTCGCCATTTTGAGGGTCGCTTGATCAATATCCATCCAGCCTTATTGCCTGCCTTCCCTGGTTTACATACCCACGAACGGGCTCTGGAGGCTGGTGTGAAGGAGCATGGCGCCACCGTGCACTTCGTGAATGAAGGTGTGGATGAGGGCCCCATTATTTGTCAGGCCTCAGTTCCAGTGCTGGAAAGTGATGAGGCGGACACCTTGGCTGCCCGTGTTTTGGCTGCCGAGCATCAAATTTATCCCCGGGCCGTAAAATGGTTCCTTGATGGACGATTGCGCATAGATGGTAATCAAGTGAAGTTACAACCCCCGGAGCCGCAATTTTTTAAATTATGA